A DNA window from Drosophila biarmipes strain raj3 chromosome 2R, RU_DBia_V1.1, whole genome shotgun sequence contains the following coding sequences:
- the LOC108026876 gene encoding ATP synthase subunit alpha, mitochondrial, which produces MSIISARLASSVARNLPKAATQVASKAAYPAASLAARKFHVASTQRSAEISNILEERILGVAPKADLEETGRVLSIGDGIARVYGLNNIQADEMVEFSSGLKGMALNLEPDNVGVVVFGNDKLIKQGDIVKRTGAIVDVPVGDELLGRVVDALGNAIDGKGAINTKDRFRVGIKAPGIIPRVSVREPMQTGIKAVDSLVPIGRGQRELIIGDRQTGKTALAIDTIINQKRFNEAQDESKKLYCIYVAIGQKRSTVAQIVKRLTDSGAMGYSVIVSATASDAAPLQYLAPYSGCAMGEYFRDKGKHALIIYDDLSKQAVAYRQMSLLLRRPPGREAYPGDVFYLHSRLLERAAKMSPAMGGGSLTALPVIETQAGDVSAYIPTNVISITDGQIFLETELFYKGIRPAINVGLSVSRVGSAAQTKAMKQVAGSMKLELAQYREVAAFAQFGSDLDAATQQLLNRGVRLTELLKQGQYVPMAIEDQVAVIYCGVRGHLDKMDPAKITKFEKEFLQHIKTSEQALLDTIAKDGAISEASDAKLKDIVAKFMSTFQG; this is translated from the exons ATGTCGATCATTTCCGCCCGCCTGGCGTCCTCGGTCGCCCGAAACCTGCCCAAGGCAGCCACCCAG GTCGCCAGCAAAGCCGCCTATCCCGCCGCCAGTCTTGCTGCCCGCAAGTTCCATGTGGCCAGCACCCAGCGCAGCGCCGAGATCTCCAACATTCTGGAGGAGCGCATCCTGGGCGTCGCCCCCAAGGCTGACCTGGAGGAGACCGGCCGTGTGCTGAGCATCGGTGACGGTATTGCCCGTGTGTACGGTCTGAACAACATCCAGGCCGATGAGATGGTGGAGTTCTCCTCCGGCCTGAAGGGCATGGCCCTCAACTTGGAGCCCGACAACGTCGGAGTGGTGGTCTTCGGTAACGACAAGCTGATCAAGCAGGGCGATATCGTCAAGCGTACCGGTGCCATCGTGGATGTGCCCGTCGGTGATGAGCTGCTGGGTCGCGTCGTCGATGCCCTGGGAAACGCCATCGACGGCAAGGGCGCCATCAACACCAAGGACCGCTTCCGTGTGGGCATCAAGGCCCCCGGCATCATCCCCCGTGTGTCCGTGAGGGAGCCCATGCAGACCGGTATCAAGGCCGTCGACTCGCTGGTGCCCATCGGCCGTGGACAGCGTGAGCTGATCATTGGCGATCGTCAGACCGG TAAGACCGCTCTGGCCATCGACACCATCATCAACCAGAAGCGCTTCAACGAGGCCCAGGATGAGTCGAAGAAGCTGTACTGCATCTACGTCGCCATTGGCCAGAAGCGTTCCACCGTCGCCCAGATCGTGAAGCGTCTGACCGACTCCGGCGCCATGGGCTACTCCGTGATCGTGTCTGCCACCGCCTCCGACGCTGCTCCCCTGCAGTACTTGGCTCCCTACTCCGGATGCGCCATGGGAGAGTACTTCCGCGACAAGGGCAAGCACGCCCTGATCATCTACGACGATTTGTCCAAGCAGGCTGTGGCCTACCGTCAGATGTCCCTGCTGCTGCGTCGTCCCCCAGGTCGTGAGGCCTACCCCGGCGATGTGTTCTACCTGCATTCGCGTCTGCTGGAGCGTGCCGCCAAGATGTCCCCTGCCATGGGAGGTGGCTCCCTGACTGCCCTGCCCGTGATCGAGACCCAGGCTGGTGATGTGTCCGCCTACATTCCAACCAACGTCATCTCGATTACCGATGGACAGATCTTCTTGGAGACCGAGTTGTTCTACAAGGGTATCCGCCCTGCCATCAACGTCGGTCTGTCCGTGTCCCGTGTGGGTTCCGCTGCCCAGACCAAGGCCATGAAGCAGGTCGCCGGTTCCATGAAGCTGGAGTTGGCCCAGTACCGTGAGGTCGCTGCCTTCGCCCAGTTCGGTTCCGATCTGGATGCCGCCACCCAGCAGCTGCTGAACCGTGGTGTGCGCCTCACTGAGCTGCTCAAGCAGGGTCAGTACGTGCCCATGGCCATTGAGGACCAG GTCGCCGTCATCTACTGCGGTGTGCGCGGTCATCTGGACAAGATGGATCCCGCCAAGATCACCAAGTTCGAGAAGGAGTTCTTGCAGCACATCAAGACCTCCGAGCAGGCTCTGCTCGACACCATCGCCAAGGACGGTGCTATCTCTGAGGCGTCCGATGCCAAGCTGAAGGACATTGTTGCCAAGTTCATGTCCACCTTCCAGGGTTAA
- the LOC108026612 gene encoding uncharacterized protein LOC108026612 isoform X1, which yields MISNLNLVLLAIMTLVCSLPCGYSRGIPPDETILPQNSSDLLANHNETQRNITLTNEVVRSTDLTEPKKEATKIIPTTPTIVRHLIREKRDANVPFDFQTSHLPCDMDLGAVRKIVTVLPNNCIWAFNNRFVSEEYYRIFKTYQLEAFMFGQYHERLRRFEMDPHTWDYASVVT from the exons ATGATTTCAAACCTAAATTTAGTGTTATTAGCGATAATGACGCTGGTGTGTTCG CTGCCGTGTGGATACTCCCGAGGCATCCCTCCCGATGAAACGATTTTACCCCAGAATTCAAGTGACCTTTTGGCCAATCACAATGAAACTCAGAGAAATATCACCCTGACCAATGAAGTGGTGAGATCCACAGATTTAACTGAGCCAAAGAAAGaggcaacaaaaataattccaaCCACTCCGACGATCGTAAGGCATTTAATTCGTGAAAAACGTGATGCAAATGTGCCCTTCGATTTTCAAACCAGTCATTTACCATGCGACATGGACTTGGGAGCTGTCAGGAAGATCGTGACGGTATTACCCAACAACTGCATTTGGGCGTTCAACAACAGGTTCGTTTCAGAGGAATATTATCGCATTTTCAAAACCTACCAGCTGGAGGCCTTTATGTTCGGTCAGTACCACGAGCGCTTGAGGCGATTTGAAATGGATCCGCATACCTGGGACTATGCGAGTGTGGTAACGTAG
- the LOC108026615 gene encoding uncharacterized protein LOC108026615 — MKALINCQLIFLIILSIPSEGHTRTLAGKLNTQNETTIERKLNVFATDVKAKGTELMTLDKLEELENPKVKPVIRHIKRDKRELLVTMPFDQHTMHLPCDLDQRGRHKIISLMPNHCIWVWNNKFSHVGFYRVFKIYQLEGFFFGQYYERLKRYEIDPHSWGYS; from the exons ATGAAGGCGCTTATAAATTGTCAGTTAATCTTTCTTATTATCTTG TCTATACCGTCTGAGGGACACACAAGAACCCTTGCTGGGAAATTGAACACTCAGAATGAGACTACCATCGAAAGAAAGTTAAACGTATTTGCAACCGATGTGAAGGCAAAAGGTACTGAGCTCATGACTCTGGACAAGTTGGAGGAACTAGAAAACCCCAAAGTCAAACCCGTTATAAGGCATATCAAACGCGACAAAAGAGAGTTGCTTGTGACGATGCCCTTCGACCAGCATACCATGCACCTGCCCTGCGACCTCGATCAACGCGGAAGACACAAgatcatttcattaatgcccAACCATTGCATCTGGGTGTGGAACAACAAGTTTTCCCATGTGGGATTCTACAGAGTATTCAAGATCTATCAGTTGGAGGGTTTCTTCTTCGGGCAGTACTACGAGCGTTTGAAGCGCTACGAAATCGACCCCCACAGTTGGGGTTATAGCTAA
- the LOC108026614 gene encoding uncharacterized protein LOC108026614 encodes MCERGPCFRNPLHTSHIINKLSTLHTTKSIMQLIKYLILSLVICGALMPIQIIARTVDSERQMEKASAIIVRHIERSPRAPIPEMPMDLQTKHAPCDMDSRGRQSYVHAFPNHCIWAYNNRYLSEGHFRIYKTYQLEAFFFGQYYERLKRYEFEPHVYDYNM; translated from the exons ATGTGTGAGAG GGGGCCTTGCTTTAGAAATCCTTTACATACCTCACACATCATAAACAAACTCAGTACACTACACACTACAAAATCGATTATgcagttaataaaatatttaattttatcctTGGTTATATGCGGAGCCTTG ATGCCCATACAAATAATTGCCAGAACGGTCGATTCGGAGAGGCAGATGGAAAAGGCTTCCGCGATTATCGTACGACACATTGAGCGTAGCCCTCGAGCGCCGATTCCTGAAATGCCCATGGACCTGCAGACGAAGCATGCCCCTTGTGACATGGACTCCAGGGGCAGACAGAGCTATGTGCATGCGTTTCCCAACCACTGCATTTGGGCCTACAACAACCGGTACTTGAGCGAGGGCCACTTCCGCATCTACAAGACCTATCAGTTGGAGGCGTTTTTCTTTGGACAGTACTACGAGCGACTGAAGCGTTATGAATTCGAGCCCCATGTCTACGATTACAACATGTAA
- the LOC108026855 gene encoding G2/mitotic-specific cyclin-B, whose amino-acid sequence MVGTTLKMRGDENASENFKQVQLKKLTVPSQEATTKRAALGDLQNRGLNRAIAAKDAAQKDSKDLKLTDALRNAKARVDTHWKKQALGTTTNGNTAAPPKANEGGVAAFLRSNSVRNRVPTKTTVEPAKITVKASSNEQINEPTLKREDSNLSKKSLTKLRAALAKPVMGVSGIRREPVAAARKEAEVKKDVPEAKKEVTRMPSIKPSSVVTTTTSTLPTTMSLSSKRLAGIEDIDANDKENLVLVSEYVNEIYDYLYQVELQQPIHKDHLEGQKEVSHKMRAVLIDWINEVHLQFHLAAETFQLAVAIIDRYLQVVKDTKRTYLQLVGVTALFIATKYEELFPPAIGDFVFITDDTYTARQIRQMELQIFKAIDCNLSRPLPIHFLRRYSKAAGAEDEHHAMSKYFIELASVDYDMASYRPSEIAAASLFLSLHLLNGNYRAGTGFNDRHWTPTLTYYSRYSAAHLRPITRQIAKLARDAPQAKLKAIYNKYQGSKFQKIALRTELTGALMDSIVSSVRK is encoded by the exons ATGGTGGGCACGACACTGAAAATGCGCGGCGATGAG AACGCCTCGGAGAACTTCAAGCAAGTGCAACTTAAGAAACTGACGGTGCCTTCGCAGGAGGCCACAACAAAACGCGCTGCTTTGGGAGACCTGCAGAATCGCGGTCTCAACCGCGCCATTGCTGCAAAGGATGCGGCGCAGAAAGA CTCCAAGGATCTCAAGCTCACAGACGCCCTGCGCAATGCCAAGGCTCGAGTGGACACCCACTGGAAGAAGCAGGCCCTGGGAACCACCACAAACGGCAATACGGCCGCTCCGCCCAAGGCCAAcgaagggggcgtggcggccTTTTTGCGCTCGAATTCGGTGCGAAATCGCGTTCCGACCAAGACGACTGTAGAGCCTGCTAAAA TCACAGTAAAGGCGAGCTCCAACGAGCAAATCAACGAGCCCACCTTGAAACGTGAGGACAGCAATCTCTCCAAGAAATCGCTGACCAAGCTCCGCGCTGCATTAGCTAAACCCGTGATGGGAGTGTCCGGAATCCGCCGGGAGCCTGTGGCTGCTGCCCGCAAAGAGGCGGAGGTCAAGAAGGACGTGCCGGAAGCCAAGAAGGAAGTGACCAGGATGCCCTCCATTAAGCCCAGCAGTGTGGTCACCACTACCACATCCACACTGCCAACCACCATGTCTCTCTCCAGCAAGCGCTTGGCTGGGATCGAGGACATCGATGCCAACGACAAGGAGAACCTGGTTTTGGTCTCTGAATATGTGAACGAGATCTACGACTACTTGTACCAGGTGGAGCTGCAGCAGCCCATACACAAGGATCACCTGGAGGGGCAGAAGGAGGTGTCCCACAAGATGCGAGCCGTGCTGATCGATTGGATCAACGAGGTCCACCTTCAGTTCCATCTGGCTGCAGAAACCTTCCAGCTGGCGGTGGCCATCATCGATCGTTATCTGCAAGTGGTCAAGGACACCAAGCGCACCTACTTGCAGTTGGTGGGAGTGACAGCCTTGTTCATTGCCACCAAGTACGAGGAGCTGTTCCCGCCGGCCATCGGGGACTTTGTCTTCATCACGGACGACACCTATACGGCCCGGCAAATCCGCCAGATGGAGCTGCAGATCTTCAAGGCCATCGACTGTAATCTATCCCGTCCGTTGCCCATTCACTTCCTGAGGCGGTACTCAAAGGCTGCCGGCGCCGAGGATGAGCACCATGCTATGTCGAAGTACTTTATTGAGCTAGCTTCCGTGGATTACGACATGGCTAGCTACAGGCCATCGGAG ATTGCTGCCGCTTCGCTGTTTCTGTCGCTGCACTTGCTCAATGGGAACTACCGGGCTGGCACGGGATTCAACGACCGTCACTGGACGCCCACTCTGACATACTACTCGCGCTATTCGGCCGCTCACTTGCGACCCATTACCAGGCAGATTGCAAAGCTGGCCCGGGATGCCCCCCAGGCCAAACTGAAGGCCATCTACAACAAGTACCAGGGCAGCAAGTTCCAGAAGATCGCTCTGCGAACGGAGCTGACCGGTGCGCTGATGGACTCCATCGTGAGCAGCGTGCGGAAATAG
- the LOC108026612 gene encoding uncharacterized protein LOC108026612 isoform X2, translating into MISNLNLVLLAIMTLLPCGYSRGIPPDETILPQNSSDLLANHNETQRNITLTNEVVRSTDLTEPKKEATKIIPTTPTIVRHLIREKRDANVPFDFQTSHLPCDMDLGAVRKIVTVLPNNCIWAFNNRFVSEEYYRIFKTYQLEAFMFGQYHERLRRFEMDPHTWDYASVVT; encoded by the exons ATGATTTCAAACCTAAATTTAGTGTTATTAGCGATAATGACGCTG CTGCCGTGTGGATACTCCCGAGGCATCCCTCCCGATGAAACGATTTTACCCCAGAATTCAAGTGACCTTTTGGCCAATCACAATGAAACTCAGAGAAATATCACCCTGACCAATGAAGTGGTGAGATCCACAGATTTAACTGAGCCAAAGAAAGaggcaacaaaaataattccaaCCACTCCGACGATCGTAAGGCATTTAATTCGTGAAAAACGTGATGCAAATGTGCCCTTCGATTTTCAAACCAGTCATTTACCATGCGACATGGACTTGGGAGCTGTCAGGAAGATCGTGACGGTATTACCCAACAACTGCATTTGGGCGTTCAACAACAGGTTCGTTTCAGAGGAATATTATCGCATTTTCAAAACCTACCAGCTGGAGGCCTTTATGTTCGGTCAGTACCACGAGCGCTTGAGGCGATTTGAAATGGATCCGCATACCTGGGACTATGCGAGTGTGGTAACGTAG
- the LOC108026938 gene encoding A disintegrin and metalloproteinase with thrombospondin motifs 16 isoform X1 → MSVSAIGSNRHRRLALMVLTTLWLLIDATGPKSVSIELRRKRSLHYNGLELDENTLLGHLREHERALIFGSRSAEEAPEFKLVHLAQQQRQEGSPRDEDGAQLAAEEDREGNPLKRRQRRSLPAEDDEESPAEKGQESAGAGEAGDAVEARLQLQQSPQLIDDAFIFIRRTENGTQFVEHSPQLLKRLERCFYRSPAAALDLCEPGNVRGVFQQNGSDLVIHPLPSRFGTGTHVLYQARVDKSGGYSGASSRRTAPPLDSQLQFEPDAEEFNEPRRRWRAQTHSQSLLRLRFQPKHHHHPHPHHHQRRRRYIGGPPRNRWSDIPEELFIETAIFVDSDLYAHMQRNFPTNTESKVVSFLLAMINGVQLLYHHPTLGRRINFVLKRLEIWKSWDPPGLVRSRDVENYLNSFCKWQEKLNPFSDADPLHYDHALVLTGLDLVTYEKGKANSQVVGMATVKGMCTSIYSCTINEAKHFESVFVVAHEIGHNLGMRHDAKEISCDPTMHIMSPKLGSGKVTWSKCSRTYLEDFLMDPQAECLFDRDQFVGPWDHTAGGRLPGERFNANQQCMLRFGKNFMQASTQSKMEICRDLHCRQDGLPWTSHPALEGTECGANMWCRGGSCEARSSRQGSYSALKAWPPEHVPEATHEKIIRHEPNRIAPQLNDYNLLGNELPGSPSNWGEWSEPSACESGCLYGQSRRLLEGSTGLRTFNRSCLNFPSRCIGRDRRFVTCNSPQCHKVPVQTIGDFASQVCMQARKSDPDLTGEGQQLSSTLDASCKIFCRTKTNGTKSRRWTFPDGTTCQSKQHNPEDITYCISGRCERFSCDNSTSNFFKMDSNFCQARSVRPTRDSSDQESRQHTSSQRYAERQEGKPPKNHYENEVAKRPAYGQGNHINAPSSPYKRRTYHKPYAPEISRPPPPASASLIALDRSSSSESEWVVHPGCHSNCMTDSKGVQGVTSRLTGLDTIQLCSYRIQPCERLQTAAEFAEQTCARYRQKVRGLSGHGAQISASIDEPDRSCRVGCQDEFIKYRYYLVNGRNGHFPPGTRCSPVGKRYCVNGKCLEFGDDDLPLEKIHISLGQIRTRRRRSLPSNDLLNLTEINSTVSLNQAPVDVSAENIEFTQPIHVSADELSSKSR, encoded by the exons ATGAGTGTCTCCGCAATTGGATCTAATCGCCACCGTCGTCTGGCTTTAATGGTGTTGACCACCTTGTGGCTGCTAATCGATGCCACCGGCCCGAAGTCCGTCAGCATTGAGCTGCGTCGCAAGAGGAGCCTGCACTACAACGGCCTTGAG CTGGACGAGAACACTCTACTGGGCCATCTGAGGGAGCACGAGAGGGCCCTGATCTTTGGCTCACGATCTGCGGAAGAGG CGCCCGAATTCAAGCTCGTGCACTTGgcgcaacagcagcggcaggagGGCAGTCCCCGAGACGAGGATGGAGCACAGTTGGCGGCCGAGGAGGATCGGGAGGGGAACCCCCTAAAGCGACGTCAGCGCCGCAGCCTGCCCGCAGAAG ATGACGAGGAGTCGCCGGCGGAGAAGGGGCAGGAGTCAGCTGGCGCGGGGGAGGCTGGGGATGCAGTGGAGGCCcggctgcagctgcaacaGTCGCCGCAGCTAATCGACGACGCCTTCATCTTCATCCGCCGCACCGAAAACGGCACCCAGTTCGTGGAGCACTCTCCGCAGCTCCTCAAGCGCCTGGAGCGATGCTTCTACCGGAGTCCGGCTGCTGCTCTCGATCTCTGCGAGCCCGGCAACGTG CGCGGCGTGTTCCAGCAGAATGGCAGTGACCTGGTGATCCATCCGCTCCCCTCGCGCTTCGGCACCGGGACACATGTGCTCTACCAAGCGAGGGTGGACAAGAGCGGTGGCTACAGTGGGGCCTCGTCAAGGCGAACGGCGCCACCGTTAGACAGCCAACTGCAGTTCGAGCCCGATGCGGAGGAGTTCAACGAACCGAGGCGACGATGGCGGGCCCAGACTCACTCCCAGTCCCTGTTGAGACTACGCTTCCAGCCCAAACACCACCATCACCCTCATCCACATCATCATCAAAGAAGGCGACGCTATATTGGGGGCCCTCCGCGCAACCGCTGGTCGGACATCCCGGAGGAACTCTTTATAGAGACAGCCATCTTTGTGGACAGCGATCTCTATGCCCATATGCAGCGCAACTTTCCCACGAACACGGAGAGCAAGGTGGTCAGCTTTCTGCTGGCCATGATTAACGGCGTCCAGTTGCTCTACCATCACCCCACCCTGGGACGTCGCATAAACTTTGTGCTGAAGCGTCTCGAAATCTGGAAATCCTGGGATCCGCCGGGCCTGGTTCGCTCCAGGGATGTGGAAAATTACCTGAACAGCTTCTGCAAGTGGCAGGAGAAACTGAATCCCTTCTCCGATGCCGATCCCCTGCACTACGACCATGCCCTGGTCCTGACGGGTCTCGACCTGGTGACCTATGAAAAGGGCAAGGCCAATAGCCAGGTGGTGGGCATGGCCACGGTCAAGGGAATGTGCACCTCCATTTACTCCTGCACGATCAATGAGGCCAAGCACTTCGAGAGCGTCTTCGTGGTGGCCCACGAAATTGGACACAA CTTGGGCATGAGGCACGATGCCAAGGAGATCAGCTGCGACCCCACCATGCACATCATGTCCCCCAAGTTGGGCAGTGGCAAGGTCACCTGGTCCAAGTGCTCGCGCACCTATCTCGAGGATTTCTTAAT GGATCCCCAGGCAGAGTGCCTCTTCGATCGGGATCAGTTCGTGGGTCCCTGGGATCACACTGCTGGCGGGCGTCTTCCTGGTGAGCGCTTCAATGCCAACCAGCAGTGCATGTTGCGCTTCGGGAAGAACTTCATGCAGGCCAGCACCCAGAGCAAGATGGAAATCTGTCGGGATCTACACTGTCGCCAGGATGGACTGCCCTGGACCTCGCATCCTGCGTTGGAGGGCACCGAGTGTGGTGCTAACATG TGGTGCCGCGGTGGCTCCTGTGAGGCTCGTTCCTCCAGGCAGGGCAGCTACTCGGCCCTCAAAGCCTGGCCACCCGAACACGTTCCGGAAGCCACCCACGAGAAGATCATCAGGCACGAGCCGAACAGGATAGCCCCGCAGCTGAACGACTACAACCTCCTGGGGAACGAGCTGCCCGGGTCGCCATCGAACTGGGGCGAATGGAGCGAGCCGAGTGCCTGTGAGTCCGGCTGCCTGTACGGGCAGTCGCGCCGCCTCCTGGAGGGCAGCACCGGACTGCGAACCTTCAACAGGAGCTGCTTGAACTTTCCCTCGCGCTGCATTGGCCGGGACCGGCGCTTTGTGACCTGCAATTCGCCGCAGTGCCACAAGGTGCCGGTGCAGACGATCGGCGACTTCGCCAGCCAGGTGTGCATGCAGGCGAGGAAGTCGGACCCGGATCTCACCGGCGAGGGCCAGCAGCTGAGCAGCACGCTGGACGCCTCGTGCAAGATCTTCTGCCGCACCAAAACCAATGGCACCAAGTCGCGGCGTTGGACCTTTCCGGACGGCACCACCTGCCAATCGAAGCAGCACAACCCGGAGGACATTACCTACTGCATTTCCGGGCGATGTGAGCGCTTCTCCTGCGACAATTCCACATCCAACTTCTTCAAGATGGACAGCAACTTCTGCCAGGCGAGATCAGTGCGCCCGACCAGGGACTCCTCCGACCAGGAGAGCAGGCAGCACACCTCCAGCCAACGATATGCGGAGAGGCAGGAGGGGAAACCCCCTAAAAATCACTATGAGAATG AGGTGGCCAAGCGCCCTGCCTATGGCCAGGGCAACCATATCAACGCTCCTTCATCGCCGTACAAGAGGAGGACCTACCACAAACCGTATGCCCCGGAGATATCGCGGCCCCCGCCACCCGCCTCCGCTTCTCTGATCGCCCTCGATCGCAGCTCGTCCTCGGAATCGGAGTGGGTGGTGCACCCCGGCTGCCACTCCAACTGCATGACCGACTCGAAGGGCGTACAGGGGGTCACCTCGCGGCTGACCGGACTGGATACCATCCAGCTCTGCTCGTACCGCATCCAGCCCTGCGAACGCCTCCAGACGGCTGCGGAGTTTGCGGAGCAGACCTGCGCCCGGTATCGCCAGAAGGTGCGCGGACTGTCCGGCCACGGAGCCCAGATCTCGGCCAGCATCGATGAGCCGGACCGCAGCTGCCGCGTGGGCTGCCAGGACGAGTTCATCAAGTACCGGTACTACCTGGTCAACGGCCGGAATGGACACTTTCCGCCGGGCACTCGCTGTTCGCCAGTGGGCAAGAGGTATTGCGTGAACGGCAAGTGCCTGGAATTCGGCGATGACGATCTGCCGCTGGAGAAGATCCACATCAGCTTGGGGCAAATAAGGACGCGGCGGAGAAGGAGTTTGCCCTCCAATGATTTGCTCAATTTAACGGAGATAAACAGCACTGTGAGCCTTAATCAAGCACCTGTAG ATGTCTCCGCCGAAAACATCGAATTCACCCAACCCATTCACGTCTCCGCAGACGAACTGAGTAGCAAAAGCCGATAG
- the LOC108026938 gene encoding A disintegrin and metalloproteinase with thrombospondin motifs 16 isoform X2 codes for MSVSAIGSNRHRRLALMVLTTLWLLIDATGPKSVSIELRRKRSLHYNGLELDENTLLGHLREHERALIFGSRSAEEAPEFKLVHLAQQQRQEGSPRDEDGAQLAAEEDREGNPLKRRQRRSLPAEDDEESPAEKGQESAGAGEAGDAVEARLQLQQSPQLIDDAFIFIRRTENGTQFVEHSPQLLKRLERCFYRSPAAALDLCEPGNVRGVFQQNGSDLVIHPLPSRFGTGTHVLYQARVDKSGGYSGASSRRTAPPLDSQLQFEPDAEEFNEPRRRWRAQTHSQSLLRLRFQPKHHHHPHPHHHQRRRRYIGGPPRNRWSDIPEELFIETAIFVDSDLYAHMQRNFPTNTESKVVSFLLAMINGVQLLYHHPTLGRRINFVLKRLEIWKSWDPPGLVRSRDVENYLNSFCKWQEKLNPFSDADPLHYDHALVLTGLDLVTYEKGKANSQVVGMATVKGMCTSIYSCTINEAKHFESVFVVAHEIGHNLGMRHDAKEISCDPTMHIMSPKLGSGKVTWSKCSRTYLEDFLMQSASSIGISSWVPGITLLAGVFLVSASMPTSSACCASGRTSCRPAPRARWKSVGIYTVARMDCPGPRILRWRAPSVVLTCGAAVAPVRLVPPGRAATRPSKPGHPNTFRKPPTRRSSGTSRTG; via the exons ATGAGTGTCTCCGCAATTGGATCTAATCGCCACCGTCGTCTGGCTTTAATGGTGTTGACCACCTTGTGGCTGCTAATCGATGCCACCGGCCCGAAGTCCGTCAGCATTGAGCTGCGTCGCAAGAGGAGCCTGCACTACAACGGCCTTGAG CTGGACGAGAACACTCTACTGGGCCATCTGAGGGAGCACGAGAGGGCCCTGATCTTTGGCTCACGATCTGCGGAAGAGG CGCCCGAATTCAAGCTCGTGCACTTGgcgcaacagcagcggcaggagGGCAGTCCCCGAGACGAGGATGGAGCACAGTTGGCGGCCGAGGAGGATCGGGAGGGGAACCCCCTAAAGCGACGTCAGCGCCGCAGCCTGCCCGCAGAAG ATGACGAGGAGTCGCCGGCGGAGAAGGGGCAGGAGTCAGCTGGCGCGGGGGAGGCTGGGGATGCAGTGGAGGCCcggctgcagctgcaacaGTCGCCGCAGCTAATCGACGACGCCTTCATCTTCATCCGCCGCACCGAAAACGGCACCCAGTTCGTGGAGCACTCTCCGCAGCTCCTCAAGCGCCTGGAGCGATGCTTCTACCGGAGTCCGGCTGCTGCTCTCGATCTCTGCGAGCCCGGCAACGTG CGCGGCGTGTTCCAGCAGAATGGCAGTGACCTGGTGATCCATCCGCTCCCCTCGCGCTTCGGCACCGGGACACATGTGCTCTACCAAGCGAGGGTGGACAAGAGCGGTGGCTACAGTGGGGCCTCGTCAAGGCGAACGGCGCCACCGTTAGACAGCCAACTGCAGTTCGAGCCCGATGCGGAGGAGTTCAACGAACCGAGGCGACGATGGCGGGCCCAGACTCACTCCCAGTCCCTGTTGAGACTACGCTTCCAGCCCAAACACCACCATCACCCTCATCCACATCATCATCAAAGAAGGCGACGCTATATTGGGGGCCCTCCGCGCAACCGCTGGTCGGACATCCCGGAGGAACTCTTTATAGAGACAGCCATCTTTGTGGACAGCGATCTCTATGCCCATATGCAGCGCAACTTTCCCACGAACACGGAGAGCAAGGTGGTCAGCTTTCTGCTGGCCATGATTAACGGCGTCCAGTTGCTCTACCATCACCCCACCCTGGGACGTCGCATAAACTTTGTGCTGAAGCGTCTCGAAATCTGGAAATCCTGGGATCCGCCGGGCCTGGTTCGCTCCAGGGATGTGGAAAATTACCTGAACAGCTTCTGCAAGTGGCAGGAGAAACTGAATCCCTTCTCCGATGCCGATCCCCTGCACTACGACCATGCCCTGGTCCTGACGGGTCTCGACCTGGTGACCTATGAAAAGGGCAAGGCCAATAGCCAGGTGGTGGGCATGGCCACGGTCAAGGGAATGTGCACCTCCATTTACTCCTGCACGATCAATGAGGCCAAGCACTTCGAGAGCGTCTTCGTGGTGGCCCACGAAATTGGACACAA CTTGGGCATGAGGCACGATGCCAAGGAGATCAGCTGCGACCCCACCATGCACATCATGTCCCCCAAGTTGGGCAGTGGCAAGGTCACCTGGTCCAAGTGCTCGCGCACCTATCTCGAGGATTTCTTAAT GCAGAGTGCCTCTTCGATCGGGATCAGTTCGTGGGTCCCTGGGATCACACTGCTGGCGGGCGTCTTCCTGGTGAGCGCTTCAATGCCAACCAGCAGTGCATGTTGCGCTTCGGGAAGAACTTCATGCAGGCCAGCACCCAGAGCAAGATGGAAATCTGTCGGGATCTACACTGTCGCCAGGATGGACTGCCCTGGACCTCGCATCCTGCGTTGGAGGGCACCGAGTGTGGTGCTAACATG TGGTGCCGCGGTGGCTCCTGTGAGGCTCGTTCCTCCAGGCAGGGCAGCTACTCGGCCCTCAAAGCCTGGCCACCCGAACACGTTCCGGAAGCCACCCACGAGAAGATCATCAGGCACGAGCCGAACAGGATAG